The following proteins are encoded in a genomic region of Candidatus Nitrospira nitrificans:
- a CDS encoding DegT/DnrJ/EryC1/StrS family aminotransferase, whose amino-acid sequence MDGLSSTHPMLNPRWCLAYDTIDRHDIDRLIEWLQTYPRLTKGTITLDFESRWSTWLTRSHSLFCNSGSSANLLMYYALLASGRLRNKKVIVPSVGWVTSIAPAIQFGFEPIMCEADPETFGLDLNHLEALLKQHQAQTVMLVQVLGVPHKMREVLALKDRYEFILMEDACAAIGASYEGRKIGSFGDLASFSFYFGHQMSTVEGGMVSTDEKAFADLLLMLRSHGWSKDLDSQTHGALVTQHMIDDFHSPFVFYEPGFNLRSTDLNAFIGVGQLEKLDWMTEQRRRNHAQYLDRLGSHFYVQRPPVGSQVASISVGLIADSREQRRRIVKNLAQHGIETRIFSAGNLGLHPFWVRRYGVTSFPVADRIHHCGFFLPNHAGLTADDIAAISRAVMEVA is encoded by the coding sequence ATGGATGGCCTCAGCTCAACGCACCCAATGCTCAATCCGCGATGGTGTCTTGCCTACGACACGATCGACCGTCACGATATCGACCGCTTGATCGAGTGGCTTCAGACCTATCCACGCCTCACCAAAGGGACGATCACCCTCGACTTTGAGTCGCGTTGGTCGACCTGGCTGACCCGATCGCATTCTCTATTCTGTAACTCGGGATCGTCGGCCAATCTCCTGATGTACTACGCACTGCTCGCCTCCGGCCGCTTGCGCAACAAGAAGGTGATTGTTCCCAGCGTGGGATGGGTCACCTCGATTGCGCCGGCCATCCAATTCGGCTTTGAGCCCATCATGTGCGAGGCCGATCCCGAGACGTTCGGTCTGGATTTGAACCATCTTGAAGCGCTTCTGAAACAGCATCAGGCTCAGACGGTCATGCTCGTTCAAGTGCTGGGCGTTCCGCACAAGATGCGGGAGGTGCTGGCGTTGAAGGATCGGTATGAATTTATCTTGATGGAAGATGCCTGCGCAGCCATCGGAGCCAGCTACGAAGGCCGTAAGATCGGATCATTCGGGGATCTGGCCAGTTTTTCCTTCTATTTCGGCCATCAGATGTCGACGGTTGAAGGCGGCATGGTCTCCACGGATGAGAAGGCGTTCGCGGACCTTCTGCTCATGCTCCGCAGCCATGGTTGGAGCAAGGATTTGGATTCTCAGACCCATGGTGCCCTGGTCACGCAGCACATGATCGATGATTTTCATTCTCCTTTTGTGTTTTACGAGCCCGGGTTCAATCTTCGTTCGACCGACCTCAACGCCTTTATCGGAGTCGGCCAACTCGAAAAGCTGGATTGGATGACGGAGCAACGGCGACGCAACCATGCGCAGTATCTCGACCGTCTGGGCTCACACTTCTATGTGCAGCGGCCTCCGGTGGGCAGTCAGGTGGCGAGTATTTCCGTGGGGTTGATCGCCGATTCACGAGAACAGCGGCGGCGTATTGTGAAAAATCTCGCCCAGCACGGCATTGAGACCCGTATTTTCTCGGCCGGCAATCTAGGGCTCCATCCCTTCTGGGTCAGACGGTATGGCGTGACCAGTTTTCCTGTCGCCGACCGGATCCATCATTGCGGGTTTTTCCTGCCTAACCACGCCGGGTTGACCGCAGATGACATCGCCGCCATCTCCCGCGCGGTCATGGAGGTTGCATGA
- a CDS encoding flagellar brake protein yields MNDIVVSVPPAASFLSVGLALKLSFARDQQKVMYGTTLLGWKDHAWLVCEWPLQLGHDQRIDNDTPCTISYFHDGKLVGYRSEIRELMAVPVPLLFVAYPTSVEEMHLRKHLRVSANEPTLLMRAARDSFSGSALPTNDYFGGLLKDLSEGGCSVLMARTPTWLRPGTTVHLEFELSGLGHITNLTGIVKNVDTRQGEDIIGIEFQFNRMEYIEYRGWGGSVRNAIEQWTQKSIGLPPL; encoded by the coding sequence ATGAACGACATCGTAGTATCCGTCCCCCCCGCGGCATCGTTTTTATCGGTCGGCCTCGCGCTGAAACTGTCCTTCGCGCGTGATCAGCAGAAGGTCATGTACGGCACGACGCTCCTTGGATGGAAGGATCATGCGTGGCTTGTCTGCGAATGGCCGCTTCAGCTCGGCCATGACCAGCGGATCGACAACGACACCCCGTGCACGATCAGTTATTTTCATGACGGGAAATTGGTCGGGTACCGCAGTGAAATACGGGAGCTGATGGCTGTGCCGGTTCCGTTGCTCTTCGTTGCGTATCCCACATCGGTGGAAGAGATGCATTTGCGGAAACACCTCCGTGTCTCCGCCAACGAACCAACGTTGCTGATGCGGGCCGCTCGCGACAGTTTCTCCGGATCCGCGCTGCCGACCAACGACTATTTCGGCGGTCTGTTGAAAGATCTCAGTGAGGGAGGATGCAGTGTGCTCATGGCTCGAACTCCGACCTGGCTGCGTCCAGGAACGACGGTGCATCTGGAGTTCGAATTGTCGGGCTTGGGACATATTACCAACCTGACGGGTATCGTGAAGAATGTCGACACGCGGCAGGGTGAGGACATCATCGGTATCGAGTTTCAATTCAACCGCATGGAGTACATCGAATACCGCGGGTGGGGCGGATCAGTCCGAAACGCCATCGAACAATGGACACAGAAATCGATCGGCTTACCGCCCTTGTGA
- a CDS encoding HD-GYP domain-containing protein has protein sequence MATKRIPIEQVIPGMFITEMDIPWYQSPFLSHKRLIKDLQTIQLMKQHGIRTVTIDTDKGTDLPPEASTTMRHAANRQSPDSDAPVLPDPAPKRAPEAKSDDPSVAVIYTQAQETVERIFEDLERGIPPSPEATKAIVSNVLSQVLSNRAAMATQIAIQKIKQFDRSLTTHALDTCILSLVVAIESELDQPAQELVGMGALLHDAGYVRLPRNLVRKREECSKQDKTLLEQHCKLGVALLSEHPGMHEDVMRIVREHHERADGSGFPAGLGNGQISRLAQIVGIVDFYDGMVTRRGTRPAMIPHDAVRQLFLAGEQGLFEKSLVELMIRSIGVYPVGSLVRLNTGEQAVVVGVNPQQRLKPLIRVTTDPQGGVYATPIDIDLATPSSGHTVRTVLRVLDPARERVNIGIHLDQDLSRAA, from the coding sequence ATGGCGACAAAACGTATCCCGATCGAGCAGGTCATTCCCGGCATGTTCATCACGGAAATGGATATCCCATGGTACCAAAGCCCCTTTCTCTCCCATAAACGTCTGATCAAGGACCTGCAGACCATCCAACTCATGAAGCAACATGGGATCAGGACGGTAACCATCGATACCGACAAAGGAACAGATCTCCCGCCGGAAGCCTCAACAACCATGCGGCACGCGGCAAACCGACAATCGCCCGACTCAGACGCGCCCGTTCTTCCGGATCCCGCTCCCAAACGCGCGCCTGAGGCCAAATCTGATGATCCTTCCGTCGCCGTGATCTATACACAAGCCCAAGAGACGGTTGAGCGCATCTTCGAGGATCTTGAGCGAGGCATTCCTCCGTCTCCCGAAGCGACCAAAGCCATCGTGTCGAACGTGTTGAGCCAAGTTCTGAGCAACCGCGCGGCAATGGCCACCCAGATCGCCATTCAGAAAATCAAGCAGTTCGACCGCTCCCTGACGACTCACGCGTTGGACACCTGCATTTTGTCGCTCGTGGTGGCCATTGAGAGCGAGTTGGATCAGCCGGCGCAAGAACTGGTCGGGATGGGCGCGTTGCTTCACGACGCGGGATATGTCCGTCTCCCGCGCAATCTCGTTCGTAAGCGAGAGGAATGCAGCAAGCAAGACAAGACACTACTCGAACAGCATTGCAAGCTCGGCGTCGCGCTCCTCTCCGAGCATCCCGGCATGCACGAAGATGTCATGCGCATCGTCAGAGAGCATCACGAGCGAGCCGATGGAAGTGGGTTTCCAGCCGGTCTAGGCAACGGTCAGATTTCGCGTCTCGCGCAGATTGTCGGCATCGTGGATTTTTACGACGGCATGGTCACGCGGCGCGGGACGCGTCCGGCCATGATTCCGCACGATGCCGTGCGGCAACTCTTTTTGGCTGGGGAACAGGGACTGTTTGAAAAATCTCTCGTGGAGCTCATGATTCGGAGCATCGGAGTCTACCCGGTCGGAAGCCTCGTCAGACTCAATACCGGCGAACAGGCGGTCGTCGTCGGAGTCAACCCTCAACAACGCCTCAAACCCCTGATCAGAGTCACGACCGACCCGCAGGGAGGCGTTTATGCAACGCCGATCGACATAGACCTGGCTACGCCGTCCTCCGGCCACACAGTCCGAACCGTGCTGCGCGTCCTAGACCCGGCCCGAGAACGTGTCAACATCGGCATACACCTGGACCAAGACCTCTCACGAGCCGCATGA
- a CDS encoding hybrid sensor histidine kinase/response regulator, with translation MMKPSRRKRNLLEHRLTASRPASTNLDLLEGLPLATVILDTDLTVLAVNRETLRLLGPRFPSSTVRSFPSLWSIRTQSDTAAIEAQLNGVLKSRRPTSVTQPLLLRKAARPVPVEWTCAPSTFNGKTVLIISIRDLSHELELEQDRNRLAAIAEESPLSMIELDRHMSLLYANPAMISLLSRFGYNLEGLPKVVPDRLPDIVRHCLTTGHVVHDEAVVLPEASFSWTFCPVLTHGVVRGYATDMTSIHKTQQALELSTDQLLRSNICLDQALEVAKESVRVKTAFLATVSHELRTPMNGVIGMTSLLMETSLTSEQQSYAETIRHSGEALLQLINDVLECSKIEAGKLELECLDFNLRTTVEQVLAQFAERAETKGLELTGLVHAAVPTGVKGDPGRLRQVLTNLVANAVKFTDKGEVTLQAYLETDLPDTAVIRFEVTDSGIGINPAIQAKLFNPFVQADSSTTRKYGGTGLGLSISKQLVELMGGQIGVRSTEGQGSTFWCTARLQKQTGSPRAILPTGDLSGKRVLIVDDNESNRVILHHLVSGWGMIDDLAEDAESALHRIAEARQGGVPYDLAILDVIMPGKDGLQLARELQSHPAGSGIRLVVMTSMLQRGHAEQARQAGAMGYLPKPVRHDELRDCLRTVLGLTEGPAPKDAPTGSVVAQLVTRHMVAENVQHRRVLVVEDNIVNQKLAVRMVEKLGYQPDVVENGQEALTALAKGDYAAILMDCQMPVMDGFETTRNIREREASGTVSSFGSQVSGSNQENSIDQHETSDSKLETRRHIPIIAVTANAMQGDRERCLATGMDDYLAKPIKLDELRSALARWVSAPPDATAADNQKPIPTRADPTRGIFDPAKMYQNIGGDSELFAQLVCLFLDRYHAMLTDIRTALADADSTTVERLAHTFKGTAGNLCASEVALTAGRLEAVGRLNTLHDAPSVYAQLELEVARLVRVLESYRQGYQPITQAAA, from the coding sequence ATGATGAAGCCTTCACGTCGGAAACGCAACCTCTTGGAACACCGTCTCACCGCCTCGCGTCCTGCTTCCACGAACCTCGATCTTCTTGAAGGGCTTCCGCTGGCCACCGTCATTCTCGATACCGATCTCACCGTATTGGCCGTTAATCGGGAGACTCTTCGGTTACTGGGCCCACGCTTCCCTTCCTCCACTGTCCGCTCCTTTCCATCCCTGTGGTCGATCCGCACTCAATCCGACACCGCCGCCATCGAGGCGCAACTGAACGGAGTGCTGAAAAGCCGCCGTCCGACGTCTGTGACGCAACCGCTTCTCTTGCGGAAGGCCGCTCGCCCCGTCCCGGTAGAATGGACCTGCGCGCCCAGCACGTTCAATGGGAAGACCGTACTGATTATCAGCATTCGCGACTTGTCACATGAGCTGGAATTGGAGCAGGACCGCAATCGGTTGGCTGCGATCGCCGAGGAAAGTCCCTTATCGATGATCGAATTGGACCGGCATATGAGCCTGCTGTATGCCAATCCGGCGATGATCTCCCTGCTCTCTCGTTTTGGATACAACCTCGAAGGACTTCCCAAGGTCGTCCCGGACCGCCTTCCAGACATCGTGCGCCACTGCCTCACTACAGGCCATGTCGTTCATGATGAAGCCGTGGTGCTACCGGAAGCCAGTTTTTCATGGACGTTCTGCCCGGTTCTCACGCATGGCGTCGTGCGAGGCTATGCGACCGATATGACGAGCATCCATAAGACGCAGCAGGCGCTCGAACTCTCCACCGACCAACTGCTCCGGAGCAATATATGCCTGGACCAAGCCCTCGAGGTGGCGAAGGAATCGGTGCGCGTCAAGACGGCCTTTCTCGCAACTGTCAGTCATGAACTACGCACCCCCATGAATGGGGTGATCGGGATGACGAGCCTGTTGATGGAGACATCCCTGACATCGGAACAACAGTCCTATGCGGAAACCATTCGGCACTCCGGCGAAGCGCTGTTGCAGCTGATCAACGACGTACTCGAATGCAGCAAGATCGAGGCCGGCAAACTGGAACTGGAATGCCTCGACTTCAATCTGAGAACCACGGTGGAGCAGGTGTTGGCGCAATTCGCCGAGCGGGCGGAGACAAAAGGGCTGGAACTGACCGGACTGGTGCATGCTGCGGTTCCGACGGGAGTTAAAGGCGACCCAGGCCGACTCCGCCAGGTCCTCACTAATCTGGTGGCCAACGCCGTGAAGTTTACGGATAAGGGCGAGGTGACCCTGCAGGCCTATCTCGAAACAGACCTGCCCGACACCGCCGTGATCCGCTTTGAAGTCACGGACAGCGGCATCGGAATCAATCCCGCTATTCAAGCCAAGCTATTCAATCCGTTCGTGCAAGCTGATAGCTCCACGACAAGAAAATACGGCGGCACCGGCCTTGGCCTATCCATTTCCAAGCAGCTCGTGGAATTGATGGGAGGACAGATCGGCGTACGCAGCACCGAGGGACAGGGCAGCACCTTCTGGTGTACCGCGCGTCTCCAGAAACAGACTGGTTCGCCACGGGCGATTCTTCCGACCGGAGACCTTTCCGGAAAGCGTGTGTTGATCGTCGATGACAATGAATCGAATCGTGTCATTCTCCATCATTTGGTATCCGGGTGGGGGATGATCGACGACCTTGCGGAAGACGCCGAATCGGCTTTGCACCGGATCGCGGAGGCGAGGCAGGGCGGAGTGCCGTACGATCTTGCGATCTTGGACGTCATCATGCCGGGAAAGGACGGGTTGCAACTCGCGCGAGAGCTGCAAAGTCATCCGGCCGGATCCGGCATTCGTCTTGTCGTCATGACCTCGATGCTGCAACGGGGCCATGCGGAACAAGCCCGCCAGGCCGGCGCGATGGGCTATCTGCCGAAACCCGTCCGTCACGATGAATTACGCGACTGCCTACGAACCGTGCTCGGCTTGACCGAAGGCCCTGCGCCGAAGGATGCCCCGACAGGCTCTGTCGTGGCTCAACTCGTCACCAGGCATATGGTCGCGGAGAATGTGCAACACCGGCGCGTGTTGGTCGTGGAAGACAACATCGTCAACCAGAAGCTCGCCGTGCGGATGGTGGAAAAACTGGGCTACCAGCCCGATGTCGTTGAGAACGGCCAAGAAGCTCTGACCGCGCTCGCCAAGGGAGACTATGCCGCCATCCTGATGGATTGTCAGATGCCCGTGATGGATGGGTTCGAGACCACCCGAAACATTCGGGAACGTGAAGCGTCCGGAACTGTTTCAAGTTTCGGGTCTCAGGTTTCAGGTTCAAACCAGGAGAATTCAATCGACCAACACGAAACCAGCGACTCAAAACTTGAAACTCGCCGGCATATTCCCATCATCGCCGTCACCGCCAATGCGATGCAGGGCGATCGCGAGCGCTGTTTGGCGACCGGGATGGACGATTATCTCGCCAAACCGATCAAACTCGACGAACTGCGGAGCGCCCTGGCTCGTTGGGTATCCGCGCCACCGGATGCGACGGCGGCCGACAACCAGAAGCCGATTCCGACCAGGGCCGACCCGACCAGAGGGATCTTTGATCCTGCAAAAATGTATCAGAACATCGGCGGCGACAGTGAGTTGTTCGCGCAACTCGTCTGCCTGTTTCTTGATCGTTACCACGCGATGCTCACTGACATTCGAACAGCCCTGGCCGATGCGGATTCGACCACCGTTGAACGACTGGCACACACCTTCAAAGGCACCGCCGGAAATCTTTGCGCCTCGGAGGTCGCACTGACCGCCGGTCGCCTCGAGGCAGTCGGCCGCCTCAATACGCTCCACGACGCCCCTTCCGTCTACGCGCAACTCGAACTCGAAGTCGCGCGGCTCGTGCGTGTCCTTGAATCCTACCGGCAGGGCTATCAGCCGATCACCCAGGCAGCGGCCTGA
- the fliW gene encoding flagellar assembly protein FliW, translating to MKSLSTRFGSFEVRDESILTFPSGLLGFPEQQRYVILDHDTEAPFKWLQSVEEPSLAFVILDPAMIHPGYQVDVPADALAEIRAEEREELALVVILTIPSDDPGRITANLRGPLVISHQTKLGKQMVLSEDFPTRHPLFPVFESSSSTPAQASHPAECQL from the coding sequence GTGAAGAGTCTATCGACCAGGTTTGGGTCATTCGAAGTCCGCGACGAAAGCATCTTGACGTTCCCTTCCGGGTTGCTCGGTTTCCCTGAACAGCAACGGTACGTCATCCTCGATCATGACACCGAGGCTCCGTTCAAGTGGCTGCAATCCGTCGAAGAACCGTCCCTGGCATTTGTCATTCTGGATCCGGCCATGATTCATCCTGGCTATCAGGTCGACGTTCCTGCCGATGCCTTGGCGGAAATTCGAGCGGAAGAGAGAGAAGAGCTGGCACTGGTCGTGATCTTGACCATTCCATCGGATGATCCTGGTCGGATCACCGCCAATTTGCGAGGGCCGCTGGTGATCAGCCACCAGACCAAACTGGGCAAGCAGATGGTCCTTTCCGAGGATTTTCCTACCAGGCACCCGTTGTTTCCTGTCTTCGAGTCCTCATCGTCGACACCGGCGCAGGCGTCTCATCCGGCAGAATGTCAACTTTAG
- the csrA gene encoding carbon storage regulator CsrA, whose amino-acid sequence MLVLSRRCGESVTIGPDIRVVVLGIKSGQVRLGIEAPPVVAVHREEVYVRIQEENRLAAKTQVVPIDALRRLIAAKPRIAS is encoded by the coding sequence ATGTTGGTACTCAGCCGTCGATGTGGAGAAAGTGTCACGATCGGTCCGGATATCCGGGTGGTCGTGCTTGGGATAAAGAGTGGCCAAGTCCGGCTGGGAATCGAAGCGCCGCCGGTGGTTGCGGTCCATCGGGAAGAAGTCTATGTGAGGATTCAAGAGGAGAACCGGTTGGCTGCGAAAACGCAGGTGGTTCCCATAGACGCATTGCGTCGCTTGATCGCCGCGAAACCTCGGATTGCTTCGTGA